Genomic DNA from Leptotrichia wadei:
TGATATTTTTCATGTATCTTTTTGGATTGCCTAATCGCTCTTTCTTTATCATCAAGAGTAAATTTTATTCCTTCACTTTTCTTATATTTCTTATTTAGTTTCCTTGTAAGAATATTTTCATAATTTTTTTGACTGCATTCTCCTATCTTTATATTTTCATAATGATATAGCAACCAAACTTCAAAAGAACAATTGGAAAAAATCAATTTATAATTATTTTTCACACATTCCTTGTTAATTTTATCCAAATCATTTTTATCTTTGTCTAAAACACACCAAATTTCAATATTTTCATCAATTATATTTCTTTTTTCTTTATTTATTTCCTTTTCGATATTTTTCCAGCTTCCATCTCCACAGGAAATAAATCTAAATCCAATATCTACTGCCTTATCTTGAAATTGTCCGTAATACTCCTTTATATACTTATCTTCACTACAATTTTTAGAGCCTTCCATAAAAAAATAAATATACTTTTTCTTTAATTTTCGATTTTTGTTATTCATTCCTTTTTTTCTAGCCATAAATCAACCCCAAAATCTTCTAATTTAGGTATTCCACCAAAATTTCCATTCAAATAATCTCTTAACAAGTATTTATTTTTTTCGTATCCTTCTATATCTGATAATGAATAAAGTTCAGTTCCTGTTGACACATTATTATTTTCCAAAAACCATATTTGATCTTCTCTAAATAAATTAAAATCTAATAATAATAAATTGTGAGTAGTAAATATTAATTGAGCGTTTTTTCTATTATATTCTACAGAATTAAACATTTTTATGATTTCCTTTATCAAGCTATAATGCAAAGTAATGTCTAACTCATCTATTATCATTACTCCCCCATTATTTAATAAATTATAGATTGGAAAAAACATTGATAGTATCTTTTGTGTTCCTGCAGATTGCTCATAGTAGTCTAATTTATATTTTTGTTTTTGGTTATCTTCATAAACAAAATGTATTCTATAAATATAAGCTATTTGAGATAACAATTTCTCCTGTTCTTTTTCACTCAATATCTGAAATTCTTTACTTTCTCGTATATTTTTTAAGAAAAATTCATTTTTTTCTCTATACACCTCAATATCATTCACAATAATTCCTATTTTTTTTAAAAATTCTATGACTAACTTTTTGTTATTTTTATTTTCATATATATATTTTCCCAAATCATCACTATAATTATTAATTTTTATTTTATCTATATAAAATATATATTTTTCTATTTCTTCAGGAACTCTCCATTCGATAATTCTTGATATTACACTGTCACTATCTGTCAGAGTCTCATTTATAAAGCCTATAGTTATTTCATATTCTGAAAATATTTCTTTGTCATATTTTACAATTTTATTGTTTTCTCTTTCAAAAACAAGTTTTCTTTCTAAAGCAGTTATATATAACTTTTCTTTTATAATTTTTTTTGTATTAAAATTTATTTCTAATATATATTCATAAATTTTATTATCTACTACATTCCTTACTTTTATCGTTGAATTTTTATCTTCTTCCCCAAATCTAAAGCCTTCTTTATTATATTTTTCTATCCCTTTATTAAACAAATAATACCTAAATATACTTAAAACTGAAGTAAAATTTGATTTCCCACTGGCATTTCCTCCAAACAGCACAGCAGTTTTCAATAATTCAAATTTTTCTTTCCCTACTTCAACTTCAAAAGAATTTCTATCTTCAATTTTATTTTCAGCTTCCATTGAAAAAATTGTTTGATTTTTAAAAGATTTTAAATTTTTTATCTCTATATCTAATAACACTCTTACCCTCCTTATACCACAAGGAATCCTCACCTATTTTTATTTTTTTCTTTTATTATCCTAAAATCATCATTTTCAAT
This window encodes:
- a CDS encoding AAA family ATPase, whose product is MLLDIEIKNLKSFKNQTIFSMEAENKIEDRNSFEVEVGKEKFELLKTAVLFGGNASGKSNFTSVLSIFRYYLFNKGIEKYNKEGFRFGEEDKNSTIKVRNVVDNKIYEYILEINFNTKKIIKEKLYITALERKLVFERENNKIVKYDKEIFSEYEITIGFINETLTDSDSVISRIIEWRVPEEIEKYIFYIDKIKINNYSDDLGKYIYENKNNKKLVIEFLKKIGIIVNDIEVYREKNEFFLKNIRESKEFQILSEKEQEKLLSQIAYIYRIHFVYEDNQKQKYKLDYYEQSAGTQKILSMFFPIYNLLNNGGVMIIDELDITLHYSLIKEIIKMFNSVEYNRKNAQLIFTTHNLLLLDFNLFREDQIWFLENNNVSTGTELYSLSDIEGYEKNKYLLRDYLNGNFGGIPKLEDFGVDLWLEKKE
- a CDS encoding RloB family protein, with product MARKKGMNNKNRKLKKKYIYFFMEGSKNCSEDKYIKEYYGQFQDKAVDIGFRFISCGDGSWKNIEKEINKEKRNIIDENIEIWCVLDKDKNDLDKINKECVKNNYKLIFSNCSFEVWLLYHYENIKIGECSQKNYENILTRKLNKKYKKSEGIKFTLDDKERAIRQSKKIHEKYQRLEEKINNSFNCTNFYMILEKFKEVFYNFDLE